ATAATATAGAGTCCTTCTTTTTTAGCAAAATCTACAGCCTTTTTATAAAATTCTTTATCAACTGTAACAGTTGTTGGATTATGAGGAAAGTTTAATACTAAAAATTTTGGTTTTGGGACAGATTCAATCATAGCTTGATGTAACTCTTTAAAAAATTCATCTTGGTTTAATTCATATTTCTCATTGTATGTAAGTTTTACTTTTCTAACACTTGCACCCGCTAACATAAAAGCATATGAATGAATTGGATATGTTGGGTCTGGGACAATTGCAACATCTCCAACATTAGTAATAGCTTGTGTCAAATGAACATATCCTTCTTTACTTCCCATAGTAACGACAGCTTCTGTTTCTGGATTTAGAGTAACTCCATATCTTCTTGCATACCAATTACAAATTGCTTCTCTTAATTTATAAATTCCTTTACTTATTGAATATCTATGGTTTTTAGGTTTTTTAGCTGCTTCAATTAACTTATCAACAATTGGTTTTGGAGTTGGTCCATCTGGATTTCCCATTGAAAAATCTATTATATCCTCACCGGCTCTTCTTGCTTGAAGTTTCAAATCATTAATTACTGCAAATATGTAATTTGGAAGCCTTTCTATTCTTTCAAAATGATTCATTCTAATCCTTTTATAAAAATTCCTCTTTTAATATTTTCTTTTGTAAAATTATCTCTAATTTTTATGTATAAGCACTGTTTTGGAATATTAATTATTATTTGTCTTTGTAAATTATTGTTTGTAATTATATTTAAAAGATTTAAATTTTTGTCATAAAAAGCAATATATGGATGAAAATTATCATATTTTGAAGTTTTAATTAAAGCTTTTTTAAAATTATTTGTATTAAACCAATATTCACCTTTAATATTTAAAAAATTTTGAGTTTTTTGAGTAATTAAAGGTGCATTAATATATTCATTTTGACAATCTATATAATAAGTATAATTTTGCGTTTTTTTTATATTTGTTACATTACAGCCATAATTTTTAATTTCTTTAATGAAATTTAGAGGGTCAATATAGTGATTTGATTGCATTTCAAGAGTTATTTTATATATATTGTTTTTTTTATTTATCTTTATTGGATAAAAATAATAATAACCAAGGTTATTAAGTGTATTATAAAGAGTTTTTGTGTTAAAGATAGGATTATTATTTACAAAAAT
This Caminibacter mediatlanticus TB-2 DNA region includes the following protein-coding sequences:
- a CDS encoding LL-diaminopimelate aminotransferase, whose amino-acid sequence is MNHFERIERLPNYIFAVINDLKLQARRAGEDIIDFSMGNPDGPTPKPIVDKLIEAAKKPKNHRYSISKGIYKLREAICNWYARRYGVTLNPETEAVVTMGSKEGYVHLTQAITNVGDVAIVPDPTYPIHSYAFMLAGASVRKVKLTYNEKYELNQDEFFKELHQAMIESVPKPKFLVLNFPHNPTTVTVDKEFYKKAVDFAKKEGLYIISDIAYADITFDGYKTPSIFEVEGAKEVAVESFTLSKSYNMAGWRVGFMVGNPTLIGALQKYKSWIDYGMFTPIQVAATVALRDYNHLVKDIVDTYKKRRDVLIESFANAGWEIEKPTATMFVWAKIPEVAKHLGSLEFSKRLLTEAHIAVSPGIGFGAYGDEYVRIALIENEKRIRQAAKNIKNFLKNLKENNG